Part of the Armatimonadota bacterium genome, GGCCTCGAAGAGATTGACGACGAGTAGAACCCTGCCGAATCCAACCAAGGGCATGAGAATCGGGGCGCACGTCCGCACCGGAAAGGGTCTCGACGAAGCCGTCGAACGTGCCGGCGAGATCGGATGTGAGGCGCTCCAGGTCTTCGCGGCGAATCCGAGCGCCTGGCACACGCGTCCGATCCCGTCGGACATCGCGGCCGCGTTCCGATCCGGGATGACCGAGCGCGCTATGCGTCCCGCGGTGATCCACACGCAGTATCTCCTCAACCTCGCATCGCCCGACGACGAAATCCACGGGAGGTCAGTGCATGCCCTCGCGGACTCGCTGGTTCGGGCGGACGTGCTGGGCGCGGAGTTCGTGGTGACGCATATCGGAAGCCATCGGGGTCTCGGCGAGGAGTTCGGCCTGGAGCGAGTCCGGAATGCCGTCCGAGAGGCCCTCTCATCAGTCGAGTCGCCGGCGGTCCTGCTGCTCGAGAACGCCGCCGGGGCGGGCGATCTTCTTGGGGGAAGGTTCGAGGACCTGCGCGCCATCCTGCAGGGACTATCGCCGCTCGACGATCGTCTCGGGGTCTGCCTGGACACCGCGCATCTGTGGGGCGCCGGGTTCGATCTCTCCGATTCCGAAGGTGTGGAGCGCACCCTGGACCAGTTTGACGGTCTTGTCGGGCTGGATCGCTTGAAGGTCGTGCACCTCAACGACAGCCGGAGCGCCCTCGGCTCGCGCTCGGACCGTCATGCGAACATAGGGCAGGGGGAGATCGGGATGGTCGGGATCGAGGCCGTGATGCGCCATCCGGCGATGTCCGGGATGACCATCATCATCGAGACGCCGATGAAGACAGACGATGACCACGCGCGCGACATCGCGCTTCTCAAGGAAATGCGTTCGAGGATCAGTCCGTAGACCAGAGACTGTCAACGGAAGCTTCGGACTCTCGAGAGTTGCAGCCCGCGGGTCTGACTGGCGTCAACTGGGGAGCCGGTTCCTGGTCTGTTTCTCGAGGGCCCTTTCGAGTTGCCCGGTCGTCAGGTAACCGGTCTTGATAAGGAGTGAACCGATCGGCACCTTGTCTAGCCCCTTCTGATGTATCTCCGTCTGCATGTTCAGGCATTCGATTATCTGATCGCGGGACGCGAACCCCATATCCACGATTATCTCACCGAGCGGTTTCCTGTCTGCCATCTCCTATACTCCCCGTGATATTCTATATGATGTCATGCCCTGCCGACTCGGGAAGCCGGCGGCTCGGAAGTCAGCGATCGCACGTGTTCGCGGTACAGGTCGGACAGTCTGATCGTAGTCGGCCCGGGCGCCCCCGTGGCGAAGACCTTGTCCTCAATGGAACGAATCGGCGAGAGTTCCGCCGTGGAACTGGTCAGGAATGCCTCATCCGCCGCGAGCAGGTTTTCCAACGGGAACGCGCCCTCCGAGACGGTTATTCCATGTTTTCGGGCGATGTCGGCAATCACCGCGCGCGTGACTCCCGGCAGTATGCCGCATTCGAGCGACGGAGTGCAGAGCATGTCGTCCTTCGCCCAGAAGATGTTTGCGGAAGTTCCCTCGGAGACGTTCCCGGCAGTATTCAGGAGCAGCGAATCATCGAAGCCCCGGCTCTTTGCTTCGTTTCTCGGCAGGATCTTCCAGAGTATTCCTGTGTGCTTGATCCGGCTGAGCGGACTCCGCTCGTCGCTGCGGAACGAAGGCGATACCGTCATTCGCAAGCCATCGCCGAAGTCCGGTGGAGAAAACGGCTTGGCCAGCAGTATCAGCGTGGGCTTGTCGTGGACGAGGTCATACCACATCAACCCGGTTGCTCCTCGCGTAACCGTAATCCGCAGGTACGCATCGCCCGTCAGCCCGTTAGCGTCCAGCACCTGGCGCGCGGCTCCTCGAATCTCGTCCGCTTCCGGCGGGGTCATGCGGATTACCGAACACCCGCCGGCCATGCGGTCAATGTGCGCGTCCAGCATGAACGGCATGCCGTTGTAGACCCGTACTGTCTCGAATATCCCGTCGCCGTAGAGCAGCCCTCGGTTGCAGGCGGAGACCATTCCCTCGCTCGCCGGCATCAGCCTGCCGTCCACGTAAACGCTGCCCCAGGTCGTTCCCAGGTCCTTGCTCATTGCGGACATCCCAGTACCTCGAAGAAGGCGCGCCCCTTGTCGAGCGTCTCCTCGTATTCCATATCCGGGTCGGAATCCGCCACTATCCCGCCCCCTACGTGCAGATAGCAGACACCGTCCTTGAAGACTGCCGTTCGGATCGCGATGCTCAAGTTCATCGAGCCGTCGCAATCCATGCAGCCGATCGCCCCGCAGTAGACGTATCTGCGAACCGGCTCCAGTTCGGCGATGATCTCCATCGCGCGAATCTTCGGCGCGCCGGTGATCGAGCCTCCCGGGAAGCAGGCCTCCAGCAGATCCACCCGGTCGCGGTCCTCTCGGAGCCTGCCCGTGATGGTGGACACGAGATGGTGCACCGTCGGATGGCTCTCCAGCGCGAACAGGTTGGGCACAGCGACCGTCCCGAACTCGCATATCCGGCCCAGGTCGTTTCGCTCCAGGTCAACGATCATCACGTTCTCGGCGCGGTCCTTATCACTGGCGAGCAGTTCGTCCGCCAGGCGCCGATCGAGTCCGCTCGTCGTGCCCCTGGGTCTCGTGCCCTTGATGGGCCGCGTTTCGACCCGACGGGTGTTCGCGTCGAGCGTCAGGAAACACTCGGGCGAGGAACTGACGATCTGCGCACCTCCAAGGTTCAGATACGCCGCGTAGGGTGCGGGATTCCTCTCCCGCAGGGCAAGGTAAGTCTGCCAGGGCGGTGCGTCAGTCGGTATCGCGTACCTCTGCGACAGGTTCACCTGGTACGTGTCGCCTGCGGTGATGTATGCCTTGACCCTGCTGACCGCCTCGCGGTACTCCGATCTGGTGAAGCCGGATGCGGGCCTCCCGGAACTCCATCCGCGTCGGAGGAACGGGCCGGGGCTGTCCGTCAGTCCGAATGGATCGGTCGAACCGTGCCGCGTCAGTCGCCGCTCCACATGATCGAAGACGAGAGCGGATTCGTAGAAACCGATCCAACAGTCGGGCAGCGGCGGCTCGGACGGAGGAGGCGCGGGGATCGGGTCGTCTCTGAGGTGGTCGTGAACCTCGTACCCGAGATACCCTACGGCGGTCGTGCCGGGCGGAACCTCCCGCAGAGCGTACCGGAGTCCCTGGAGGATCGAATCATACGACTTCTTGCCGCTGCCAGAGGTTAGAGTCGCGGCGCCGTTCCGTCCCTCGAGCACCGAGTGCGGCCTGACGCAAATCACCGAGAGCCTCCCGCCGGAGCCGGGCTGGCTCTCGAGGAGCGCCGATCCGGTCCGGCCGGCGAACCCGGCAAACACATCGCCCGGATCGGCCCACGGCAACTCAACCCGTCGAGCGTCCTTGTCTGTGATAGCGAGGTTAAGCGGCATGGAGGTGTGATCTCTCTAGAAGAGTGTCAGGTTCTGCGGCTCGGCCTTTGGCTCTGCCTTAGGTTCCTTCTTCAGTTCGATAACCTTACGACGCGCCGAAGCGATGTCGTCCGACAACTGTCGCCGCGCAGTTTCGAACTCGGCCCCGTGCTGCCGAAGGACGTACGCGGGGTGAAGCGCCGCCATCGCGTATCTGGCGTAGGTGCTGGTGAACCAGATGCCTCGTTCCTTGGTCATGCGGAAGTCGCGGTGAATTATCACATTGGCGGCCGGCGCGCCGAGGCACAGGATGACGAGCGGCTTCATGATGTCGAGTTGCTGTCGGAGCCAGGGGAGGCAGGCGGTAACTTCCTCCGTGCGGGGTGGACGGTTTCGCACACTGGCGCCCTCTCGGATACTCGCCCTGCACTTCACGACGTTGCAGATATAGACGTGCTTTCTGGTGATCCCGTTCTCCCGCAGCACCTCGTCGAGAAGCTGCCCCGCGCGTCCTACGAACGGCCTCCCCGTAGCATCCTCGTTTGCTCCGGGGCCCTCGCCGACGAGCACCAGCGGCGTGTTCGGATTGCCCTCTCCGAAGACCACGTTCGTGCGAGTCTCCGAGAGCTCGCAGGACTCGCAGACGATCGCCTGCTGTCTGACTTCCTCCAGCCTCTCCTCGATTTCCGTCATGCTATGGGTCCCCCAACTCGGCCATTCTGCGCAGGAGTTTGTCGTAGGTCGCCTCGATGCTCTCGGGCAGTACCTTTGTGTTGCCGACTATCGGCATGAAGTTGGTGTCTCCGTTCCATCGGGGAACGATGTGCCAGTGGACGTGATCCGCAAACCCGGCGCCGGCAGTGCGCCCGAGGTTCACGCCGAGGTTGAAACCGTCCGGCCCCATAGCGGTTCCGACTGCGTTTATAGCATACCTTACCAGGCGGTTGACCTCCAGCATCTCCTCGTCGCTGAGTTCGTTCAGGTCGGCGGTGTGTCTGTAAGGCGCGACCATGGCGTGGCCGGTGTTGTACGGGAACGCGTTCATCATGACGAACGCCGTCTCGCCGCGATACAGGATGCCGTTCTCGCGATCCCTGGCCTCGGCGGGCTTCACGCAGAATATGCACCCGGGAAGATCGTCCGCCTTCTCGATGTAGTCCATTCGCCAGGGCGCCCAGAGAGTCCGCATCGGTTCTCGTCGTTGGTCGTCGGACACTTATCGGTCCTTTCTTCTGGCGCTCAACTCTGCCGGACGAAATTGATTCGCAGGTCGCTAAGCATAGACTGAAGCTCCTTGGAGTCCGCGTCAGAGATCTTGCCGTCGAGTTGTGTCGCCAGCGCCGCGATAGAGTCAATCGCGACCTTCGCCTGAACGAGGTCCTTCTCGATCTTTCCGGTCGAAGGGTCCGTCACAAGCCCCATCCACTGCCATGCCTGCGCGCCCAGCATGCCGATGAATGACATCAGGAGCGTGTACACATCTATCGGAGGCATTGCGGGAGGAGTCTCCTCCGAGGGACCCTCTGATTCGACGGTCTCGTCGCACGAGGCCTCTGCGAACGTCTCGATCTCTGGCGATTCATCGGGCGGCTCGGGCGCCGGACCGTCCGAATCCGGCGCGTCGGCTCTCACCCGGCGTTTGTCAATCACTTCATAGCCTTTTTCTTCCTCGGACACTTGTTGTCCCTCCGTTTCCCAAGATACTACCGATCAGAACGATCAGTGATACCGCCGCGAGTGTTCCGGTCGCGTCGGCCAACCAGTCATTCAACTCCGCGTTGCGTCCCGGAACGAAGTACTGGTGCGCCTCGTCCGAGAGGCCGTGCAGCATGGACACGAGCATCGCCTGAGCGACTGCCGTGAGTTTCGCGCCTAGAGAAACCATCAGTGCCCCCCGGTAGGCCAGCATCGTCAGTCCGAAGTACGCACCTGCGTGAATCGCCTTGTCGGAGAGGGAAGTCCTGCCTTCGAGCGGCATGTCCGGCTGGGCCGAGGCGAAGAAGATGATCGTCATGTATGCTATGACGGGTCCCCACGCGTAGACCGCGCGTGTCCAGCCGATGTTCTGCTGAGCGTGTCGGCCTATCATCTCTGTGCTCCGCACGCCCATCTCAAGAGACCATCTCCTCGAACTCCTTCTCCGTCAGAACGGTTGTTCCCAGTTCCCGTGCCTTTTCGAGCTTCGATCCTGCGCCCTCCCCGGCGACGACGAAGTCGGTGTTCCTGCTGACGCTCGATGACGCCTTTCCGCCGAGCCGCCGAACCTTCTCCTCAGCGTCCTCTCTCGTGAACCGTTCGAGCGCGCCGGTGAAGACGAAGGTCTTGCCGGCGATCCCCGGCCGGGACTGCATCGGCCCGGCCGACTGAGTCGCGACGCCCGCCTCGCGCAGCTTGAGGAGTACCTCGCGGTTCTCCGGCTCGCGGAAGAAACGGGCGACGCTCGAGGCGACCACCGGGCCGACATCGGTAACCCCCGCGAGTTCTTCCTCGGAGGAGTCCGCCAGAGCCTCGATGCTGCCGAACCGGTCTGCCAGGGCCTGAGATGTCTGCTCGCCGACATGCCTGATGCCCAAGCCGTTGATCAGCCGCGCCAGGGGCCGGCTCTTGCTCGCCTGAATGGCGCTGTATGCATTCGATGCGGATCTCTCGGCCATGCGGTCCAGGGTCATCAGTTGCTCGATGGTCAGGTAGTACAGGTCGGCCGGATCTCGAACTAGCTCGCGATCTATGAGTTGGTCTATCTGCGCCGGGCCGACGCCCTCGATGTCCATCGCACCCCTGGATGCGAAGTGCCGGACGCGCTCCTTGATCTGCGCCGGACATGAGATATTCACGCACCGCGCAACTGCCTCTCCTTCGGGCCTCTCCACGTCGCCGCCGCAGACCGGGCACTTGCTCGGCATGACGAACTCGCGCTCCGTGCCGGTGCGCTTGTCGAGCATGACCTGGACCACCTCGGGTATTACGTCGCCCGCGCGCTGGATCACCACTGTGTCTCCGATGCGGACGTCCTTCCGGCGGATTTCGTCCTCGTTGTGCAGCGTCGCCCGCGAGACGGTCACGCCGCCGACCTCGACCGGCTCCATGACCGCGACCGGCGTCAGCGCGCCGGTGCGTCCGACGCCTACGACAATATCACGGACTACCGTCGTCTCCTGGGTGGCCGGGAACTTGTACGCGGTTGCCCAGCGGGGACTCCTCGCCACGAATCCGAGGCGCTCCTGCAGTTCCAGGGAGTTCACTTTGACCACCACACCGTCTATGTCATAACCGAGAGTCTCGCGCATCTCTCCCCATTCGACGATGAACGCCCGAACGTCCTCGATGCTCTTGCAGAGCCGAATGTTCGGGTTGACCTTGAACCCCCAGGTCTTGAAGGCCTCCAGCATATCGAAATGAGAGTCGAACCCACCGTCTTCCAGGTATCCGGCGCCGTAGACGAACATGTCGAGGTTCCTGCTCGCGGTGATCGCGGAATCCAGTTGTCGGACCGACCCGGCCGCCGCGTTGCGCGGGTTCGCGAAGGTCTGCTCTCCGGATTCCTCGCGCTCGAGGTTGATCCTCCGGAACTCCTCGTGCAGCATGAACACCTCGCCCCGGACCTCGACCAAACTCGGGACCTCGGGTTTCGAGTTCCCAAGTACTGCAAGCGGTATCGCCCTGACAGTCCTCAGGTTCGCCGTGATATCTTCGCCCGAGAAGCCGTCCCCGCGAGTCGCGCCCTTGACGAATCGGCCGTTCTCATAGGTCAGAGAGACCGCGAGGCCGTCAATCTTGAGTTCCGCGACGTACTCGATATCCCCTTGCTCCTCAACGTCCAGCATCCGCTTGATGCGCCTGTCGAAGGCAAGGAGTTCGTCGTCGCCGAATGCGTTTGAGAGACTCAGCATCGGCAGCCGATGCGTGTACGACTCGAAAGCGGTCGCGGGTGCGGCGCCGACTCGCTGCGTGGGTGAATCAGGGGTGACTAGGTCGGGATGCTCGGCCTCGATGGCGAGCAGTTCTCTCATCAGCTTGTCGTATTCCGCGTCGGAGATCACGGGCTGATCGAGCACGTAGTATCGGTGGTTGTGATAGTTGATCTGCTGCCGGAGTTCCTCAATCCTCTCAGCAGTTCTGCTTTCTTCCATATCGGCTTCCCGTGGACTGCGCCGGCTCTGCATCGCTCTCGATTCCAGCGGAATTCTACGATTTGCCCCCGTCTTTGTCAAACCCGCCGCGGATTCTTGACCTCCCATCCGTGCGATGCTAGAATGCGGGCGTTCCAGTGCAGAACCCGGGGGTCTATCCCGTCCCGCGCAACAGGAGGTAGTAATGTCGAAGTCGCTGATATCAAAGTCCGCGTCTCTGTGCGTCGTGCTCTCTATCCTGATGTCGGCAGTCTCCTATGCAGGCACAGTCAGTACCCGGGAGCCGATCCGACTGACGGACGGTCAGGCCCTCAAGTCAGTATACTTCTTCGGCCACTGGTGGGAACCCTGGAAGAGCGACGATGTGGCGTTCACCAAGGACATACGGCTGATCAAAGACCTCGGCTTCAATACGATCTGCGTTGACCACGAGGTCAGCCAGGCGATCAATCGCGACTGGTACTGGCTGGATCGGGAGTACAGGCTCGCGGGCGAGGAAGGGATGAGAGTCCTTCCGTGGCTGCAACTCCAATCCATGGATCGCGAGAGCCTGATGAAGTTCTCCCAGCGCGAGTTGAAGCAGGCCGTGAACCAGGACGGGCAGCCGGTGCCGGACGGGTGCGACTTCCGGGACGGCGAGTTCAAGAAGGCCCTCGCGCACTACATAAACGCCTACCTCGATCGTTACAGGGACAATCCGGCTCTGCTTCGGATAAGGGACGGCAGGAAGGACCGACCGGTAGTGGCTCTGATGGTCGAGATCGGCTGGCGCGACGAGCGCGGGCTTCCGCTCTCATTCGACGACGATGCCAACTCCTACTTCCGCAAGTGGATGAAGGCATCGCACTTCAACCTGGACAAACTGAACGAGAAGTGGGGCACCGGATATCGGAGTTTCGAGGACATTGACCCGCGCGACAAGACGATCTTCAACTACGCTTTCGAGGACAAGCGCAACATGCCGGCTGCGGTGAAGGAGCACACGGCATTCCGCGCCCGGATCATCGGCGACGCGATGAAGGACGTGGC contains:
- a CDS encoding DUF1844 domain-containing protein, which produces MSEEEKGYEVIDKRRVRADAPDSDGPAPEPPDESPEIETFAEASCDETVESEGPSEETPPAMPPIDVYTLLMSFIGMLGAQAWQWMGLVTDPSTGKIEKDLVQAKVAIDSIAALATQLDGKISDADSKELQSMLSDLRINFVRQS
- the ligA gene encoding NAD-dependent DNA ligase LigA, which encodes MEESRTAERIEELRQQINYHNHRYYVLDQPVISDAEYDKLMRELLAIEAEHPDLVTPDSPTQRVGAAPATAFESYTHRLPMLSLSNAFGDDELLAFDRRIKRMLDVEEQGDIEYVAELKIDGLAVSLTYENGRFVKGATRGDGFSGEDITANLRTVRAIPLAVLGNSKPEVPSLVEVRGEVFMLHEEFRRINLEREESGEQTFANPRNAAAGSVRQLDSAITASRNLDMFVYGAGYLEDGGFDSHFDMLEAFKTWGFKVNPNIRLCKSIEDVRAFIVEWGEMRETLGYDIDGVVVKVNSLELQERLGFVARSPRWATAYKFPATQETTVVRDIVVGVGRTGALTPVAVMEPVEVGGVTVSRATLHNEDEIRRKDVRIGDTVVIQRAGDVIPEVVQVMLDKRTGTEREFVMPSKCPVCGGDVERPEGEAVARCVNISCPAQIKERVRHFASRGAMDIEGVGPAQIDQLIDRELVRDPADLYYLTIEQLMTLDRMAERSASNAYSAIQASKSRPLARLINGLGIRHVGEQTSQALADRFGSIEALADSSEEELAGVTDVGPVVASSVARFFREPENREVLLKLREAGVATQSAGPMQSRPGIAGKTFVFTGALERFTREDAEEKVRRLGGKASSSVSRNTDFVVAGEGAGSKLEKARELGTTVLTEKEFEEMVS
- a CDS encoding HIT domain-containing protein, whose protein sequence is MRTLWAPWRMDYIEKADDLPGCIFCVKPAEARDRENGILYRGETAFVMMNAFPYNTGHAMVAPYRHTADLNELSDEEMLEVNRLVRYAINAVGTAMGPDGFNLGVNLGRTAGAGFADHVHWHIVPRWNGDTNFMPIVGNTKVLPESIEATYDKLLRRMAELGDP
- a CDS encoding aminotransferase class IV family protein, whose amino-acid sequence is MSKDLGTTWGSVYVDGRLMPASEGMVSACNRGLLYGDGIFETVRVYNGMPFMLDAHIDRMAGGCSVIRMTPPEADEIRGAARQVLDANGLTGDAYLRITVTRGATGLMWYDLVHDKPTLILLAKPFSPPDFGDGLRMTVSPSFRSDERSPLSRIKHTGILWKILPRNEAKSRGFDDSLLLNTAGNVSEGTSANIFWAKDDMLCTPSLECGILPGVTRAVIADIARKHGITVSEGAFPLENLLAADEAFLTSSTAELSPIRSIEDKVFATGAPGPTTIRLSDLYREHVRSLTSEPPASRVGRA
- a CDS encoding deoxyribonuclease IV, giving the protein MTTSRTLPNPTKGMRIGAHVRTGKGLDEAVERAGEIGCEALQVFAANPSAWHTRPIPSDIAAAFRSGMTERAMRPAVIHTQYLLNLASPDDEIHGRSVHALADSLVRADVLGAEFVVTHIGSHRGLGEEFGLERVRNAVREALSSVESPAVLLLENAAGAGDLLGGRFEDLRAILQGLSPLDDRLGVCLDTAHLWGAGFDLSDSEGVERTLDQFDGLVGLDRLKVVHLNDSRSALGSRSDRHANIGQGEIGMVGIEAVMRHPAMSGMTIIIETPMKTDDDHARDIALLKEMRSRISP
- a CDS encoding uracil-DNA glycosylase, with product MTEIEERLEEVRQQAIVCESCELSETRTNVVFGEGNPNTPLVLVGEGPGANEDATGRPFVGRAGQLLDEVLRENGITRKHVYICNVVKCRASIREGASVRNRPPRTEEVTACLPWLRQQLDIMKPLVILCLGAPAANVIIHRDFRMTKERGIWFTSTYARYAMAALHPAYVLRQHGAEFETARRQLSDDIASARRKVIELKKEPKAEPKAEPQNLTLF
- the pabB gene encoding aminodeoxychorismate synthase component I, which encodes MPLNLAITDKDARRVELPWADPGDVFAGFAGRTGSALLESQPGSGGRLSVICVRPHSVLEGRNGAATLTSGSGKKSYDSILQGLRYALREVPPGTTAVGYLGYEVHDHLRDDPIPAPPPSEPPLPDCWIGFYESALVFDHVERRLTRHGSTDPFGLTDSPGPFLRRGWSSGRPASGFTRSEYREAVSRVKAYITAGDTYQVNLSQRYAIPTDAPPWQTYLALRERNPAPYAAYLNLGGAQIVSSSPECFLTLDANTRRVETRPIKGTRPRGTTSGLDRRLADELLASDKDRAENVMIVDLERNDLGRICEFGTVAVPNLFALESHPTVHHLVSTITGRLREDRDRVDLLEACFPGGSITGAPKIRAMEIIAELEPVRRYVYCGAIGCMDCDGSMNLSIAIRTAVFKDGVCYLHVGGGIVADSDPDMEYEETLDKGRAFFEVLGCPQ
- a CDS encoding beta-galactosidase, which gives rise to MSKSLISKSASLCVVLSILMSAVSYAGTVSTREPIRLTDGQALKSVYFFGHWWEPWKSDDVAFTKDIRLIKDLGFNTICVDHEVSQAINRDWYWLDREYRLAGEEGMRVLPWLQLQSMDRESLMKFSQRELKQAVNQDGQPVPDGCDFRDGEFKKALAHYINAYLDRYRDNPALLRIRDGRKDRPVVALMVEIGWRDERGLPLSFDDDANSYFRKWMKASHFNLDKLNEKWGTGYRSFEDIDPRDKTIFNYAFEDKRNMPAAVKEHTAFRARIIGDAMKDVAREVRRKHGDVLFAVEVAYPFNADHPDALAYRWNNANEIRIVDFADIVFIRTVGNTSLGQVKKDQDALMTARKKVVLAYRFYGDSSAERASAFALDCAMSANGLGYYNWNETADSASAIYDDPVRQGFARLMNGAYDMLLDTDSRHLVAGSAAAPVEVAPAPPVAPAVIEPAPVQPPTAPAQPQ
- a CDS encoding VanZ family protein, with translation MIGRHAQQNIGWTRAVYAWGPVIAYMTIIFFASAQPDMPLEGRTSLSDKAIHAGAYFGLTMLAYRGALMVSLGAKLTAVAQAMLVSMLHGLSDEAHQYFVPGRNAELNDWLADATGTLAAVSLIVLIGSILGNGGTTSVRGRKRL